The window TCCGACGAGCACAAAGATGCCGACCATCACTTCGAGCTTTGCACGTTCCATATCGTCTCCTCTCAGCCCCTCGCCTTGCTCGCTGTTGCGGGACAGGCCTGTGTGGCAGCCGGGTCAAGACCGGGATGTCGCCGGCAATTCCTTTGCGGTGACCGTTCCACCGACAAAAATAAACTCCCGAATCTCCTCATCCGTCGTCTTCACGAATTCGCTTGAGGGCGCCATTTCGGCAATACGCCCGTGCTTCAGCATGGCGACGTAATCGGAGATGCCGAAGATCTCGGGAATTTCGTGGCTGACCATCACCGCCGTGAATCCGAATTGTTGCTGCATGGCCACGATGAGATCGTGAATGGCCTTCGCCATCAGCGGATCGAGTCCAGTAGTGGGCTCATCGAACAAAATGATTTCGGGCTCCATCACCAGCGCGCGGGCCAAGCCGGCGCGTTTGCGCATGCCTCCGCTCAGCTCCGCGGGGAATTTGTGCCCCATGCCGTTCAGCCCGACTTGCTCCAGCTTCTCCTCAACCCGCCTGGTGACCGTGTCGCCTTTCAACCGCAATTTTTCCCGCAGCGGGAACGCCACGTTTTCAAAGACCGTCAACGAATCGAAGAGCGCCGCACCCTGGAACAACATGGCGAATTTCTTCCGGACTTCGTTGAGGGCCTGCCCCTTCAGGCGCGCGATGTCCGTTCCGTCGATCCAGACCTCGCCGCGATCAGGCTGCATCAAGCCGATAATGTGTTTCAGCAGGACGCTTTTGCCCTCGCCGCTCCGTCCGATAATCGTCGTCAGCTTGCCCGTAGGAATGGTCAGGTCCACGCCACGCAAGACCGGCTGCTTCCCCAACGTTTTTTCCACGCCGACCAGTTTAATCATGTGAATCCAGCAACGATGCCATCCGGAGTCAACTCGCAGTCACACGCTGCATGCTGAAGGCTGATGACTGACAGCCCTATAACAACACCGACGTCAGGAAGTAGTCCCACACCAGAATCAGGACCGCCGACAACACCACGGCTTCCGTGGTCGCAGTACCCAACCCCTCGGCACTGTGTTTGGTATGAAACCCCTTATAACAGCAGACCCAGCTGATCAAGAGCCCGAAGCTGAGGGATTTCAGAATGCCGCCATAGACATCTTTCCATTCCACCGCCGATTCAATTGAGCTCCAATAGGCGCCCTCATTGCCGTTCAGCAGTTGCACCCCGACGACATACCCACCGTAGATGCCGACGACATCGAACAAGGCGACCAGCAGCGGCACGGCAATCAGGCTCGCCACGAGCTTGGGCGCGATCAGATATTGCAGCGGGTTGATCGCCATCGTATCCAGCGCATCGATCTGTTCCGTGATCCGCATGATTCCGATTTCGGCCGTCATGGCGGACCCTGCGCGGGCCGTGACCATCAGCGCGGCCAGCACCGGACCCAACTCCCGAATGATGCTGAGGGCCACGGCAGAGCCGAGCACCGCTTCCGAACCGAATTTTCGTAAGGTGTAATAGCCTTGGAGGGCGAGGACCATGCCGGTAAAGACGGCGGTCAGGACAACCACGAACGTAGACTTGTAGCCGATAAAATTCAGTTGCTTGACGATTTGGTACAACCGGAACGGCGGGCGGGTCAACCAGGCGAAGGACGATAGCACGAACAGCATCATCCGTCCCATCTGCTCCGTCAGCTCGATGGTGAATCGTCCGATACGCGCAATGCCTTCCACGCCACGCCCTCCTCTCATCTCCGGACCGGAGCAGAACCTCGAACCCGCCGTGATCAGGCGACCCCATCACGCGATGCCCGCTCAGCGCAGGCTCGGTACAGGGCCGTCAGTTGTCGCCCCGCAATTCGACTCTGGACTCGCAAGCGATTGAGTCCGATCAGACTCGATGGATGTACTAGACAGGACACGACACCTTTCGCCCATCCAGATGGCCTGAGAAAGAGATTGAAGTCAAGCGGCAGACTCTCATCGACCAAATCTGACACAGTGCGCACAATCGCGAAGGGAATCCCCTGCTCCACTGCCACCAGCCCGAGCGCGGCACTCTCCATGTCGAGTCCCACCCCTCCTATGCGATCAGCCACTGTCCGCTTCTCGTCGGCCCGGCAGAGTACCCGTGGAACCGTCACGAACCCGCCGCACTGCACCTGCATCCCTTTAGCATGGATGGCCTGGTGCACCCACTCGACCATTGACGGCGCGCAGGCGACTTGTTGGCCTGCCGTCACACCGTCGACCCTTGTCACGCCGGTTCCGATCAGCACGTCACCGATCCCAGCCGGCCCCAATGCGCCCGCAAACCCCGTCGACCAGAGCGCGTCCAACCGCTTCGCCGACAACACAGTAATAGCCGTGGCAGCGGCGCGTTCCGACCCCACGCCCATGGGAATCATCCACCACTCGGTCTGTCCCTGGCGCGCGACATGGCACGTGACGCCACCGGCGACCTGCAGGTCGGTGGACGCGAACGCTTGGCGTACCGCGCTCAATTCCCATCGGGTCGCCACGAAGACTCCGATTGCGGTCACAGCTACTCCCGGGGGACGATGACAAGAGGAAGTGGATTCGATGGACACTCACGGTCAGCGAGGCGAGCGGAACTGTCCTGATTGATAGGCCAGTTGCCGCAACTCATCGGCTCGCGTCATGCCACGAGTCTTGAGGTTGCGATACATAGCCAGCGCCCAGAGGGGGAAGTATTGGCAATACCAATGGTAACGAAGATAGAACACGCGTGGGAACCCGGTGCCGGTATGGCGGACCTCCTCCCATGAGCCGTCCTTCCGCTGATTTCGAATGAGGTAGTGGATGCCCCTGGCCAGACTGAACGAGTCAGTCACGCCACCAGCCATCAGGGCCAACAGCGCCCAGGCGGTTTGTGACGGCGTACTCTCGCCTCGCCCGCTTTCCGCGACCTCCGCATACGAGAGACAGGACTCGCCCCAGCCGCCGTCGGGATTCTGCTTCGACTCGACCCAACTGACGGCTCGACGGATATAGGGGGACGAGAGATCTTCGCCAATGGCGCGCAGACCGGACAACACCGACCAGGTCCCATAGATGTAGTTCACACCCCAGCGACCATACCAACTGCCATCCTGTTCCTGATCGTTTTTCACGAAGGTGAGCGCGGATGCCACCGAGGGATGGGTCCAATCATATCCCAAGGTCGCAAGCATTTCGAGGCAACGACCGGCCAAGTCAGCAGTGCTGGGATCCAGCAGCGCACGGTGGTCGGCGAAGGGAATGTAGTTGAAGACGATTCGGTTGTTGTCGACGTCGTAGGCGCCCCAGCCGCCATCCGACCCCTGCATGGCGGTCACCCACCGGCAGCCACGGCGAATGGCCAACCGCTGCTGCTCTTCATCGGATAGGCGCACTTTGGCCAAAGCCATCAACACGACCGCTGAGTCGTCGACATCCGGAAACAGCTCGTTCTCAAATTGGAAATACCATCCTCCAGGCTCCGCACCGGGAGAGGAGATGATCCAGTCACCGACCGTGGTCGTTTGTTTCGACAACAGCCAGCTTGAGGCCTTCTGCAGCGCCGGATGGTCCTGCGGCATTCCCGCTTCGACCAACGCATTGATGAGCAGCGAGGTATCCCAGACGGGAGAATGGCAGGGTTGTAGATGCATGGCATCCACACATTGCCCGTTCTCCATCACCGTGTCGTGAATTTCGAGTTCTTCAATCTCCCGCATCGCCTTCACGACCAACGGGTCATCATGTTTATACCCGAGGCAATGCAGGGCCATGACGGAATTGGCCATGGCGGGATAGATCGCGCCGAGACCGCCGCTGCCCTTCATGTGATCCAACATCCAGTCGGCGGCGAATTTGAGCGACTTCTGTCGGACCCACTCCACCGGCGACCGGTCGTAGATCTTGAGGAGCGCGTCGAGATTGATGAAAAAGTTTCTCGCGGTAAACCAGGTCCGGTCCTTCTTGAAAGGCGGCACCGTGCTGTAGTCGATCTCAGCCGGGGGCTGCGTATACAGCTCGTCGATCCCCTGTTCGGGCGGCACATAATACTGCGGCCGCTTCGCGAAGATGATCAGCAGCGGAATGAGCACCGCGCGCGACCAATAGGAAATCGCGTAGATGCTGAAATAGAACCGCTTCGGCAACAGCATGATTTCCGGCGGCATACTGGGCACGCCGCGCCAATCGTACTGGCCGAATAAGGCGAGGGCGATTTTCGTGAAGACGTTGGCCGCCGGCACACCGCCCTTGTCGAGGATGCACGTTCTCGCATGCTGCATGAAGGGCTCGTCCGCCGACACGCCAGAGAGCTTCAGCGCGAAGTAGGCCTTCACCGAGGCGCTGATCTCGGCCGGTCCCCCGTGATAAATCGGCCAGCCACCGCAGGGCAGCTGCGCGGACTTCAAATATCGAATGGCTTTGCGCTCACGTTCGGGATCCACACAGTCCATGAACCGGCGCAACATCAGATACTCGGAAGTGAGCGTGGTATCCGCTTCGAGTTCTGCAACCCAATACCCTTCGGCTGCATGCTGTCGGGCAAGAAACCAGGCCTGGCTCTTCCGGAGCGCTTCTTCCAACGCTTCCAACTGACCGGTCGAATGGGACGGAGCCCGCTTGGTGGCACTCTCGCCTGCCGTCGTGTCGGGCTTGTTGGAGACCAGTCGCAACACCGGAGCGGAGGCAAAATCACGCGCGGCCCTGATCCGGCTCGGAACTGACACCAGCAGGCTATCGGACAAACGATTGAATAGATTTTTCAGAAGTTGCATAGCGTGCTGCCGTGAATCAGAAAACGACGGCGGGATCGATAGTCGAGATGGTTCCATCAATCAAGCAGAGGTCACATGAAACCGCACAATATCAGCTTTAACCATTAGCAAGACTGTATAACAAACTGCTCTAGACCAGTCAAGGGAAGTGGCCGCACCGTGGCTTCTAGGCCGGTTGAAGATCGCCGAGCTTGACCGAGATCAACGTCGACACACCCGGCTCTTCCATCGTCACACCGAACAGCGAATCCGCCATGGCCATCGTCCGCTTGTTGTGCGTGATGACGAGAAATTGCGCGGTCGCCGACAAGCTGCGCAACACCGCCGTAAATCGGCCGATGTTTTCTTCGTCCAAGGGCGCATCGATTTCGTCCAGGATACAAAACGGCGTCGGACGAATCAGGAAGCTCGCGATCAGCAGCGCCATCGCGGTCAACGTTTTCTCTCCGCCGGACAACATGGTGATGCTCTTCAGGCGTTTCCCCGGCGGCTGCGCCACAATTTCCACCCCCGGCTCTCGCGCCCCGTTGTCCTCCGCACCTTCCTCCAGCGGCTCTTCCACCAACTGCAATTCCGCACGCCCGCCGGGAAAGAACTGCGCAAAGACGTCACGGAATTTCTGCTGCAGTTCGTTGAAGGTCTCCACGAACATGTCCTTGGTCGTGCGGTTGATCCGCTGGATAATTTCCTTGAGCGACGCAATGGAGGTCGACAAGTCCTGCTCTTGCGTCGTGAGGAATTGGTACCGTGCCTCCAATTCGCGATGTTCTTCAATCGCCGCCAGATTGATCGCGCCCATACGATCCAGGCGCTCGCGGATTTTCTGAATCTGTTCCCGCAATTGGGGCGTGTCGAGCAGGGAGACCGGCGCAGCCGGGGCTTCCCCTTCCGGTGCCTCTTGCCCCTCCGCCGGTATGAGCAGGGCGGCTGGATCAATCTGATACGTGCCGACCAGGGTGCTTTCAATCGTCGAGAGATGCGCCTTCACTTCCGCCTTGTGCACCTCCGCAGTCATGCGTCGTTCGTGCAAGGCCGACAATCCCTGCCGGACCGTGGTCAACGCTTCTTCGACGGCATGCAAGCCGCTCATCTCCTGCGCCTGCTGCTCTTGCGCTGCAACCAACTCCGCCTTGATGCCGTCCACTTCGGCTCCCAACTCACGGCACAGCGCTTCCTGCCTGGTCTGCTCTTCGCGACTGTTCTCTGTCGCTTCCGCCAGCCCAGCCAATTGTTCTTCAAGGTCGGTCACCCGCCGCTGTGCGGCATCGAGCCGTTGCGTGAACCGCGCAACATCGTTGGTAGCATGCTCCCGCCTGCCGCGCATACTTTCTACCGACAGCCGGACCTCGGTCAGTCGCTGCTGGATCGCCAGACTTTGGCCTTCGATGACCACCAATCGTTCCCGCACTTGGAGCAGGCCGGTTTCCTGGCCGGCCTTTTCGCCCACCCACTGTGCCAGCTGCGACTGGCTCGACTGAAATTCTTCTTGGAGCCGCGCCTGCTCGGCTAGTCCACGCTGCAGTTCGTCGCCCAACACCTCCATGCGCCGGTGCAATTCTCCACGCTGACGCTCCACACCCGCGTCGTCTTTCTGCAGCGACAATTCCAACATTTCCGCTTCCCGGATTGCCCGGCCCAGGCGCTGTTCGTCTTCACGTCCCAACCCTAACGCAGCCGCAGCCTCGTCTCGGGCCACCCTGGCGAGATCCAACGCCTGCGCCGCTTCGGTCCGTTTCGCCTCCAACTCCAACACTTCGCGCCGACGCTGGAGCAAGCCGCCGCCGGCGCTGGTGCCGCCACCGGTCATCACCCCGGCGGCATCGAGCGTCTCACCGGTAAGCGTCACATAGGTGGGCCCGGTTGGAGCCGTCCACTGATGTTGATTCCAGAGCGCCAGGGCCACCGCAACGGACTCCACGATGACGATGCCGTCAAACAGGTAACTCAGGGTAGATGACGCCGCGCCTTGCGCACGGACCACATCCACCGCGCGACCGACGACTCCCGGTTGCCCGTTCAGCGTCGGCCACCAGGTCGCCGAAGGATCACCGGCCGACTGATCCATTCCCCATCGAATCTGCTGCGGGATAAACGCCCCGCGGCCAAGCTCCTTGCCTTTCAGAAATTCTATGGCGCGATTGGCAGCGGCAGGCTCATCGACCAACCAGCCGCGTACCCGCTCACCGAGAATCGTCTCGACGGCACGGTCCAGGCCGGGCGGAATCACCAGCCACTCAGCCAGCGCCTCCTTGACCCCTTCGCATGTCTTCAGCGCCGTGCCTTCCTCTTCCCCTTCGCGGCCATACCCCATTTCCTCTCGCACGACACCTTGGAGTGCGCCGAGGCGCGATTCCACTCCGGCCACATCTTCGGACAACCGAACGATATCGCGATCGAGTCCGGAGATTTGCCCCCCCAGCCCTTCAATGCGCTCAATGGCCGCCTGGCGTTCGGCCATGAGGCCCTCGATGCGCTGCGAGGCCTCTTCGCGCTGCGCCGCAAGCAGGTCGCGCTGCTCGTCGAGCCCGGCCACCTGAGCCACCAGCTGTTCCCGTTCGCGCGAGACACGCTCGGCTCGGGCGACGGTTTCCTGTTGGCGCGCTGTCACCTGCGTGAGGCTCTGCTCGGTGTTGGCAACAAGCACGGCCAGATTCAGGACGTCTTTTCGCGCACGTTCTTCTTCAGCGACTGTTGCGGCGCGATGCCCGGCCAGTGTTTTCGCCTCACTGTCGGCCTGCTGGAATTGCGCCTCCTGCTCGACGATATCCCCATCGAGTTGAAGAAGCGTCGCCCGTAATTCTTCAATCTCACCCTGCGCCTGCTCCTGATCCGCCGCCAGCCGTTGCATTTCCTGCGCAGCTTGGACCCGTTGCCGCTCGAAGAGTTCTGTCCGGTTTCGCTCAACTTCCGCCGCCGTCAAGGCTTGTGACTGGCGCTGTTCGGTGCCGGCTAACGTCTCCCGTACTCGCCCAATCGCTTCCGCTGCATCGTTCATCCGCAGTCGAATGGCTTCTTGCTCAGAATCCAGCCGAGCCTGCTCGGCGACCTGTTCGGCCTCCAGCGTTTCCACTTCACGGGCTTCGCGGTCCACCGCCTCCAAATCGGCATGCATCGTGCGATAATCACGGGACAACAGTTCGATCTCCAGCCCCTTGGCTTCCTGCTGTAACGTCTGATAGGTCCTGGCCTGGCGAGCCTGCCGCTCCAACGAGTTCAGTTGCTTCTTCACTTCCGCCACAATGTCGCGCACCCGCAGCAGGTTTTGCTGGGTGGATTCTAATTTGCGCAGCGCTTCAGCCTTTTGCTTTTTGTACCGGACGATGCCGGCGGTTTCCTCGATCAGTTCCCGTCGGTCTTGTGGCGAGGCCTGAAGAATCTGCTCGATCCGTCCCTGCTCGATAACCGTATGGCCCTTGGAGCCGGCTCTCGTCTCGATCAATACATTGCGGATGTCTTTGAGCCGGCATGGCGTCTTATTGATGAGATATTCGCTGTCGCCGTTCCGATAGAGGCGCCGCGTAATCATGAGTTCTTGGTATTCGCTCAATTCGCTCGGCAGGCCGGAAATCGCATCCAGCCGCAACTCGCCCAGGCCGCCGATCACCAGCGACACCTCCACCAACCCCAACGGCTTGCGTAGTTCCGTGCCGTTGAAGATGACGTCTTCCATCTTCTCGCTCCGAAGCGTTTTGGTGCTTTGCTCGCCCAAGACCCAGAGGATGGAATCCACCACGTTGCTCTTACCACTCCCGTTCGGACCCACGATGGCCGTGATGCCTTTCGGAAATTGGATTTTCGCCTCCGCGAATGACTTGAAGCCGAGCATTTCCAGGGTCTTCAGATACACCGGCGACCTCCAGAGCAAGAAGGTTGAGATGGGATACTGTGCGAGGACTAAAAAACGAAAAAACTTTCTATCACAGCGATAGGATCAATGCAAAGAAAAAGCCCTGGATATGGGGGAAGAAAGAAGCCACTCCCCCAACATATGGAGGAGAGGCTGATTTTGCGTAGGAGAATCGGAAGCTGAGCGAACGGCTAATTGACCGATGCGGTTTTACGCGAAGCGGACTCGATCGTCACCAGCTCTTTCGGCAGGAGAAACTCCACATCCTCTTCGATGACGGTCAGTTCTTCGACCTCTTCAGACGAGCCCAGGCGCTTCAGATAGGCCACCACTTCCGTCACCAACACTTCAGGGGCCGAGGCGCCGGCTGACAAACCGACACTCTTCGCGTCCCTGAGCCAGTCAGGGTTGATGTCCGAGGCGGCGTCGATGAGATAGGAGGGAATGCCACAGTGCTCACCCAACTCCCGCAGACGGTTGGAATTCGAACTATTCGGCGATCCGATCACAAGAATCACATCGACCAACTTCGACAAGGACTTGACCGCATTCTGGCGATTCTGGGTGGCGTAACAAATATCTTCCTGATGTGGCCCCTTGATGTTGGGGAACCGATGGTGCAGCGCTTCAACAATGTCGCGGCATTCATCCACGCTCAGCGTCGTCTGGGTGACGTATGACAGATTCTGCGTTTTTTCCACCTGCAACGTCTCGACATCTTGTACGGAAGATACGAGGTGGAACTTATCCGGAATCTGCCCCAGGGTGCCGATGACTTCCGGATGGCCAGCATGGCCGATCAGAATCAATTCATACCCCTGCGTGTAGTCGCGATTCACTTCGTTATGGACTTTGATCACCAACGGGCAGGTGGCGTCGATCACGTGCAGACGGCGGCTCTGCGCCTCTTCCCACACGGACTTCGCCACACCGTGGGCGCTGAAAATCACGACTGAGCCTTCGGGAACCTCGTTCAACTCCTCCACGAACACGGCGCCCTTCTGCCTCAGCGAGTTCACCACATGCCGGCTATGCACGATCTCGTGGCGCACATAAATCGGCGCGCCATATTTCTTGAGCGACAAATCGACGATATCAATCGCGCGATCGACGCCCGCGCAAAATCCCCGAGGATTGGCCAAATATATCTTCATCTTCTGTATCCCCTTCACGCTCATGATGGCGTGCTCGGCATTCCACGACGACGGGCGGCACACAACACGAGTCACCTTACGTCAGACCCGCCCTTGCCGTCAAATGGAAGATCCTGTTGAGGCGTCCATGGGATTGTGGGAGAATCCCGCACATGCCCTCCCCGACCACGGCGCACAAAAAAATCCTGATCGTCGAAGACGAAAAAGACATTCTTCAGCTCGTGAAGTTGTACCTGGAGAAAGAGGGATACCGGACGGTGTCCGCCATGACCGGCATGGAAGGACTGCGCCAGGTGACCGCCGAACATCCGGACCTGGTCATCCTGGATCTCATGCTCCCCGAACTGGACGGTTTGGAAGTGTGCACACGCATCCGCCTGAATCGAGAAACCGCACTCCTGCCCATCCTCATGCTGACCGCCAAGGCGGAGGAATCCGACACGGTGATCGGGCTGGAACTGGGAGCCGACGACTACGTCACCAAACCCTTCAGCCCCAAGGCGCTGGTGGCGCGGGTGAAGGCCCTGCTCCGGCGATTGGATCGCCATGCGAACAGCCCGCAGACGCAGTATCAATATGGCTCGCTGACGGTGGATCTTTCCCGGCATGAGGTCCGGCTGAATGGCGAAGAAATCACCCTCACGGCCAAAGAGTTCGGCCTGTTGGAGCACCTGCTGCGCAACGTGGGACGGGTGCTGACCCGCGACGTGTTACTCAGCGCAGTCTGGGGGTATGACTATTACGGAACAACACGCACCGTGGACGTGCATGTGCGGCGCTTGAAACAGAAACTCCCGATCCTGGAGGACGCCATCGTGTCGATCAAGTCACTCGGCTATAAATTGCGCGAAGCCGACGTCCCTGCATGAACCTCGGCATCCGCTGGAAAGTCGCCCTGGGCACGCTCGCCGCCGTGCTCGTCGGCCTCGTGGTCGCGGGATGGCTGGTCATCCGCTCTGTGGAGCAGACCGAACTCGGGCGGATGGCCGAGATGTTAGACACTCGCAGCGGTTTGGCCGCAATGACCCTCAGGCCGCTGTTCGATCAATCGGGCCCGACCACTCCTCCACCCCAGCTCCATGCCACCATCCGTGAATTGAGCCAACAGGCCCATCTCCGCATCACTGTGATCCGGGAGGATGGAACGGTCCTCTCCGACAGCGCCGTTCCCGCCGATGGCCTCTCGCAGGTCGACAACCACCTCTCCCGCCCTGAAGTGGCGCAGGCATTGGCCTCAGGGCGCGGGATGGACATCAGAGCCAGCCAGACCACCGGCGAACGCACCTACTACGTCGCTCGCCTGCTGACCGAGCCAGCGCAACGGCACCCGGGCACGCCGGTCATCCGGCTCGGCCTGCCGCTG is drawn from Nitrospira sp. and contains these coding sequences:
- a CDS encoding ABC transporter ATP-binding protein: MIKLVGVEKTLGKQPVLRGVDLTIPTGKLTTIIGRSGEGKSVLLKHIIGLMQPDRGEVWIDGTDIARLKGQALNEVRKKFAMLFQGAALFDSLTVFENVAFPLREKLRLKGDTVTRRVEEKLEQVGLNGMGHKFPAELSGGMRKRAGLARALVMEPEIILFDEPTTGLDPLMAKAIHDLIVAMQQQFGFTAVMVSHEIPEIFGISDYVAMLKHGRIAEMAPSSEFVKTTDEEIREFIFVGGTVTAKELPATSRS
- a CDS encoding ABC transporter permease translates to MEGIARIGRFTIELTEQMGRMMLFVLSSFAWLTRPPFRLYQIVKQLNFIGYKSTFVVVLTAVFTGMVLALQGYYTLRKFGSEAVLGSAVALSIIRELGPVLAALMVTARAGSAMTAEIGIMRITEQIDALDTMAINPLQYLIAPKLVASLIAVPLLVALFDVVGIYGGYVVGVQLLNGNEGAYWSSIESAVEWKDVYGGILKSLSFGLLISWVCCYKGFHTKHSAEGLGTATTEAVVLSAVLILVWDYFLTSVLL
- the shc gene encoding squalene--hopene cyclase, which gives rise to MQLLKNLFNRLSDSLLVSVPSRIRAARDFASAPVLRLVSNKPDTTAGESATKRAPSHSTGQLEALEEALRKSQAWFLARQHAAEGYWVAELEADTTLTSEYLMLRRFMDCVDPERERKAIRYLKSAQLPCGGWPIYHGGPAEISASVKAYFALKLSGVSADEPFMQHARTCILDKGGVPAANVFTKIALALFGQYDWRGVPSMPPEIMLLPKRFYFSIYAISYWSRAVLIPLLIIFAKRPQYYVPPEQGIDELYTQPPAEIDYSTVPPFKKDRTWFTARNFFINLDALLKIYDRSPVEWVRQKSLKFAADWMLDHMKGSGGLGAIYPAMANSVMALHCLGYKHDDPLVVKAMREIEELEIHDTVMENGQCVDAMHLQPCHSPVWDTSLLINALVEAGMPQDHPALQKASSWLLSKQTTTVGDWIISSPGAEPGGWYFQFENELFPDVDDSAVVLMALAKVRLSDEEQQRLAIRRGCRWVTAMQGSDGGWGAYDVDNNRIVFNYIPFADHRALLDPSTADLAGRCLEMLATLGYDWTHPSVASALTFVKNDQEQDGSWYGRWGVNYIYGTWSVLSGLRAIGEDLSSPYIRRAVSWVESKQNPDGGWGESCLSYAEVAESGRGESTPSQTAWALLALMAGGVTDSFSLARGIHYLIRNQRKDGSWEEVRHTGTGFPRVFYLRYHWYCQYFPLWALAMYRNLKTRGMTRADELRQLAYQSGQFRSPR
- the smc gene encoding chromosome segregation protein SMC; this translates as MYLKTLEMLGFKSFAEAKIQFPKGITAIVGPNGSGKSNVVDSILWVLGEQSTKTLRSEKMEDVIFNGTELRKPLGLVEVSLVIGGLGELRLDAISGLPSELSEYQELMITRRLYRNGDSEYLINKTPCRLKDIRNVLIETRAGSKGHTVIEQGRIEQILQASPQDRRELIEETAGIVRYKKQKAEALRKLESTQQNLLRVRDIVAEVKKQLNSLERQARQARTYQTLQQEAKGLEIELLSRDYRTMHADLEAVDREAREVETLEAEQVAEQARLDSEQEAIRLRMNDAAEAIGRVRETLAGTEQRQSQALTAAEVERNRTELFERQRVQAAQEMQRLAADQEQAQGEIEELRATLLQLDGDIVEQEAQFQQADSEAKTLAGHRAATVAEEERARKDVLNLAVLVANTEQSLTQVTARQQETVARAERVSREREQLVAQVAGLDEQRDLLAAQREEASQRIEGLMAERQAAIERIEGLGGQISGLDRDIVRLSEDVAGVESRLGALQGVVREEMGYGREGEEEGTALKTCEGVKEALAEWLVIPPGLDRAVETILGERVRGWLVDEPAAANRAIEFLKGKELGRGAFIPQQIRWGMDQSAGDPSATWWPTLNGQPGVVGRAVDVVRAQGAASSTLSYLFDGIVIVESVAVALALWNQHQWTAPTGPTYVTLTGETLDAAGVMTGGGTSAGGGLLQRRREVLELEAKRTEAAQALDLARVARDEAAAALGLGREDEQRLGRAIREAEMLELSLQKDDAGVERQRGELHRRMEVLGDELQRGLAEQARLQEEFQSSQSQLAQWVGEKAGQETGLLQVRERLVVIEGQSLAIQQRLTEVRLSVESMRGRREHATNDVARFTQRLDAAQRRVTDLEEQLAGLAEATENSREEQTRQEALCRELGAEVDGIKAELVAAQEQQAQEMSGLHAVEEALTTVRQGLSALHERRMTAEVHKAEVKAHLSTIESTLVGTYQIDPAALLIPAEGQEAPEGEAPAAPVSLLDTPQLREQIQKIRERLDRMGAINLAAIEEHRELEARYQFLTTQEQDLSTSIASLKEIIQRINRTTKDMFVETFNELQQKFRDVFAQFFPGGRAELQLVEEPLEEGAEDNGAREPGVEIVAQPPGKRLKSITMLSGGEKTLTAMALLIASFLIRPTPFCILDEIDAPLDEENIGRFTAVLRSLSATAQFLVITHNKRTMAMADSLFGVTMEEPGVSTLISVKLGDLQPA
- the ispH gene encoding 4-hydroxy-3-methylbut-2-enyl diphosphate reductase — encoded protein: MKIYLANPRGFCAGVDRAIDIVDLSLKKYGAPIYVRHEIVHSRHVVNSLRQKGAVFVEELNEVPEGSVVIFSAHGVAKSVWEEAQSRRLHVIDATCPLVIKVHNEVNRDYTQGYELILIGHAGHPEVIGTLGQIPDKFHLVSSVQDVETLQVEKTQNLSYVTQTTLSVDECRDIVEALHHRFPNIKGPHQEDICYATQNRQNAVKSLSKLVDVILVIGSPNSSNSNRLRELGEHCGIPSYLIDAASDINPDWLRDAKSVGLSAGASAPEVLVTEVVAYLKRLGSSEEVEELTVIEEDVEFLLPKELVTIESASRKTASVN
- a CDS encoding response regulator transcription factor, which encodes MPSPTTAHKKILIVEDEKDILQLVKLYLEKEGYRTVSAMTGMEGLRQVTAEHPDLVILDLMLPELDGLEVCTRIRLNRETALLPILMLTAKAEESDTVIGLELGADDYVTKPFSPKALVARVKALLRRLDRHANSPQTQYQYGSLTVDLSRHEVRLNGEEITLTAKEFGLLEHLLRNVGRVLTRDVLLSAVWGYDYYGTTRTVDVHVRRLKQKLPILEDAIVSIKSLGYKLREADVPA